One stretch of Arachis hypogaea cultivar Tifrunner chromosome 20, arahy.Tifrunner.gnm2.J5K5, whole genome shotgun sequence DNA includes these proteins:
- the LOC112785941 gene encoding uncharacterized protein: MAAPPPTVAAEFNFESNCSSPYITAPSSPQRFGNFFFSAPTSPTRISTFINNNIPSSSSLIHDHHQHEHEFQFDFSGHLQPPSLSADELFDGGKIRPFEPQSGLIASSSKPLSGHRKSESFDPATAAMEDEDQKPPTRGREKRAFSGRKGSRSLSPLRVSDIINNNNSNEERAVPSSSSSSSSRNNTKASYASFLSSISFARGYRKWRLKDFLLFRSASEGRATDKDPLRRKYEVFSKKASAVDDDVRNSSFRSSDGSVSKRRGPVSAHEIHYTANRAASEEMKKRTLLPYKTGLLGCLGFNPTGMHEISRGIGSFTRS; encoded by the coding sequence atggctgctcctcctcctaCAGTGGCGGCGGAATTCAACTTCGAAAGCAACTGCTCCTCCCCTTACATAACCGCCCCTTCAAGCCCTCAACGCTTCGGCAACTTCTTCTTCAGCGCTCCCACAAGCCCCACCAGAATCTCCACCTTCATCAACAATaatattccttcttcttcttctcttattcACGACCACCATCAACATGAACATGAATTTCAATTCGATTTCAGCGGCCACCTCCAACCACCTTCCCTCTCCGCTGACGAACTCTTCGATGGCGGAAAGATCCGCCCCTTTGAGCCACAATCCGGACTCATCGCTTCGAGTAGCAAACCGCTTTCTGGGCACCGCAAGAGCGAAAGCTTCGATCCTGCAACTGCCGCCATGGAAGACGAAGATCAAAAACCACCAACGcgaggaagagagaagagagcttTCTCTGGTAGAAAAGGAAGTAGATCACTATCTCCATTAAGAGTCTCAgacatcatcaacaacaataacaGCAACGAAGAAAGAGCagttccttcttcttcatcatcatcatcatcaagaaacaACACAAAAGCTTCATATGCATCGTTCTTATCTTCAATCTCATTCGCGAGAGGGTACCGAAAATGGAGGCTGAAGGATTTTCTTCTCTTCAGGAGCGCCTCGGAAGGAAGAGCCACCGATAAAGACCCTCTGAGAAGGAAGTACGAGGTTTTCTCCAAGAAAGCCTCCGCCGTGGACGATGACGTCAGAAACTCCAGTTTCCGGTCCAGCGACGGTTCGGTTTCGAAACGGAGAGGACCGGTTTCGGCCCACGAGATTCATTACACAGCAAACCGGGCCGCCTCTGAGGAGATGAAGAAGAGGACTCTCTTGCCTTATAAGACTGGCTTGTTAGGCTGCTTGGGCTTCAATCCAACTGGCATGCATGAAATTTCTAGAGGAATTGGATCTTTCACACGTTCCTAA